In Deltaproteobacteria bacterium, a genomic segment contains:
- a CDS encoding XRE family transcriptional regulator translates to MGQNDRKPPINVDYFEDLTGEISMAGDTPVESVGDRISVLRQEKGLSLEELSKMTGFDVDFLEAIEKGGAQPQLGTSIKLSKALDSAFGRIVSGQGDRLYSVTRKNEKVKISRSTAKKGSQEVYTYMSLAPDVKGRHMEALIVELKENPDEEMSVHAGEEFIHVLQGVVNLKIGTDAFDLEPGDSVYYLSTTPHLIQAKKGEATILAVLYSQ, encoded by the coding sequence ATGGGACAAAACGACCGCAAACCGCCTATCAACGTGGATTACTTTGAAGACCTGACCGGTGAAATTTCCATGGCCGGCGACACCCCTGTCGAAAGCGTCGGCGATCGGATCAGCGTTTTGAGGCAGGAAAAAGGGCTTTCCCTGGAGGAACTTTCCAAAATGACCGGGTTCGACGTGGATTTTCTCGAGGCCATCGAAAAGGGCGGGGCCCAGCCCCAGTTGGGGACCTCCATAAAACTGTCCAAGGCCCTGGACAGCGCCTTCGGCAGAATCGTTTCGGGCCAGGGGGACCGGCTTTACTCGGTCACCCGCAAGAACGAAAAGGTAAAAATCAGCCGCTCAACCGCCAAAAAAGGCAGCCAGGAGGTCTACACCTACATGAGCCTTGCGCCCGACGTCAAGGGACGCCACATGGAGGCACTGATCGTGGAACTCAAGGAAAACCCGGACGAAGAGATGTCCGTGCACGCGGGCGAGGAGTTCATCCACGTCCTCCAGGGGGTGGTCAACCTTAAGATCGGCACCGATGCCTTCGATCTGGAACCCGGCGACAGTGTTTACTACCTTTCCACCACACCGCACCTGATACAGGCCAAGAAGGGCGAAGCCACCATTCTGGCGGTGCTCTACAGCCAATAA
- a CDS encoding acyl-CoA dehydrogenase family protein, which translates to MEFTLSTDEEILRDSVRGFAENEIKPVACELDKQETFSYDTMQKMAELGLFGIFVSEAYGGQGMDYVSYIIATEEIARVDGSHAATVAAGNSLGIGPLYYFGSEEQKKKYLPKLCRGETLWGFGLTEPNAGSDAANSSTTAVLDGDEWVINGSKIFITNASTDISAGVTVLCKTGTREDGKPELSCILVETGTPGYTARVMHDKMMWRASNTSELFFEDCRVPRKNLLGTRGHGFHQMMQTLDGGRLSIGAMGLGGAQGCFDLALKYSNEREQFGRPIANFQANAFKLADMAVELECARLLLYKACWLRDNDMAFSKEAAMAKLYCSELMYRCANHAVQIHGGYGLMREYDVERFYRDQKLLDIGEGTSEVQRIVISRHIGARCL; encoded by the coding sequence ATGGAGTTCACGCTTTCAACTGACGAAGAAATCCTGAGAGACTCGGTGAGGGGCTTTGCCGAAAACGAAATCAAACCGGTCGCCTGCGAACTCGACAAGCAGGAAACCTTTTCCTACGACACCATGCAAAAAATGGCCGAACTGGGCCTCTTCGGCATTTTCGTGTCCGAAGCCTACGGCGGACAGGGGATGGACTACGTGTCCTACATCATCGCCACCGAGGAGATCGCCCGGGTGGACGGCTCCCATGCCGCCACGGTCGCGGCGGGGAACTCACTGGGCATCGGCCCGCTTTACTATTTCGGCAGCGAGGAACAGAAAAAAAAGTACCTGCCCAAACTCTGCCGCGGGGAAACCCTGTGGGGTTTCGGCCTGACCGAACCCAACGCGGGCTCCGATGCGGCCAACTCGAGCACCACCGCCGTCCTGGACGGCGACGAGTGGGTCATCAACGGCAGCAAGATTTTCATCACCAATGCCTCCACCGACATTTCGGCCGGGGTGACGGTGCTGTGCAAAACCGGAACCCGCGAAGACGGCAAACCCGAGTTGTCCTGCATCCTGGTGGAAACAGGCACGCCGGGATATACCGCCCGCGTGATGCACGACAAGATGATGTGGCGGGCGTCCAACACCAGCGAGCTGTTTTTCGAAGACTGCCGGGTTCCCAGGAAAAACCTTCTGGGCACCCGGGGTCACGGCTTTCACCAGATGATGCAGACCCTCGACGGCGGCCGCCTCTCCATCGGCGCCATGGGCCTGGGAGGCGCCCAGGGGTGTTTCGACCTGGCGCTGAAGTACAGCAACGAGAGGGAGCAGTTCGGACGCCCCATAGCCAACTTTCAGGCCAATGCTTTCAAGTTGGCCGACATGGCCGTTGAACTGGAATGCGCCCGGCTCCTTTTGTACAAGGCCTGCTGGCTGCGCGACAACGACATGGCTTTTTCCAAAGAAGCCGCCATGGCCAAACTCTACTGTTCCGAGCTGATGTACCGCTGTGCCAACCACGCCGTTCAAATCCACGGCGGATACGGACTCATGCGCGAGTACGACGTGGAACGCTTCTACAGAGACCAGAAACTGCTGGACATCGGCGAGGGCACCTCGGAGGTACAGCGCATCGTGATATCGCGGCACATCGGGGCTAGGTGCCTGTAG
- a CDS encoding ATP-dependent RecD-like DNA helicase has product MDLTGQIERITYTSEETGYTVARVKVFGQRDLVTVVGSMISPTPGEILKMTGEWTRHPSYGEQFKVTSYKTTVPATVYGIRKYLGSGLIKGLGPKMADRIVRKFGKDTLDVIEHQAERLAGVDGIGKKRIAMIRKAWQDQKEIRDVMLFLQSHGVSSGYATKIFKHYGDRSISVVRENPFRLAMDIFGIGFVIADGIAEKMGFPKDSPQRAEAGILYVLHKLADEGHVYYPYEKLVRRCGDMLKVDRDVLVHALGVLASFEKIVVEDLLQTKGNRPRRNKAVYLAKYHLCETRIAEKLDRLMRVPRAVKPVDAGKALAWVQKKLSIRLARSQARAVGLALTAKVMVVTGGPGTGKTTIINALLKIVARCGVETLLAAPTGRAAKRMQETSGHPAKTIHRLLEFSMQNGGFQKNENNPLACDLLIIDEASMIDTILMHHLLKAVPDHAALILVGDVNQLPSVGAGNVLNDIIGAKAFPVITLSEIFRQARESKIITNAHAINNGVVPCLSPPGDDDRHSDFYFIEQEDPNRVLALILEMVSKRIPRRFGLDPLEDIQVLTPMHKGVVGAVNLNHTLQSALTPESMGLSRGNVTFRIGDKVMQIKNNYDKMVFNGDIGRIAAIYPVDQQAVIAFDGVAIPYDFSELDEIVLAYAISVHKSQGSEYPAVVMPVLTQHYLLLQRNLIYTAVTRGKSLVVLIGTRRAMGMGVGNDKVKKRYTHLKHRLCQQP; this is encoded by the coding sequence ATGGACCTAACCGGCCAGATTGAAAGAATCACCTACACCAGTGAGGAAACGGGCTACACCGTTGCCAGGGTCAAGGTGTTTGGCCAGCGTGACCTGGTAACCGTTGTGGGCAGCATGATCTCCCCGACCCCCGGTGAAATCCTGAAAATGACCGGGGAGTGGACCCGTCACCCCTCCTACGGCGAACAGTTCAAAGTCACGAGCTACAAAACCACCGTGCCGGCCACGGTCTATGGTATCCGGAAATATCTGGGATCCGGACTCATCAAGGGGCTGGGACCCAAAATGGCCGACCGCATCGTAAGAAAGTTCGGCAAGGACACCCTCGACGTCATCGAACACCAGGCCGAAAGGCTTGCCGGCGTCGACGGCATCGGCAAAAAGCGTATCGCCATGATTCGCAAGGCCTGGCAGGATCAGAAGGAAATTCGTGACGTCATGCTCTTCCTGCAGTCCCACGGGGTCAGCTCCGGCTACGCCACTAAAATTTTCAAACACTACGGCGACCGCTCCATCAGCGTGGTCAGGGAGAATCCCTTCCGCCTGGCCATGGACATCTTCGGCATCGGCTTTGTCATCGCCGACGGCATCGCCGAAAAAATGGGTTTTCCCAAGGATTCACCCCAGAGAGCCGAAGCCGGCATCCTCTATGTGCTGCACAAACTCGCCGACGAGGGGCATGTCTACTACCCCTATGAAAAGCTGGTCCGGCGGTGCGGCGATATGCTGAAAGTCGACCGTGACGTCCTTGTCCACGCCCTGGGCGTGCTGGCGTCGTTTGAAAAAATCGTCGTCGAAGACCTGCTCCAAACCAAAGGAAACCGGCCGCGCCGCAACAAGGCCGTGTATCTGGCCAAATACCATCTGTGCGAAACCCGGATCGCCGAAAAACTCGACCGGCTGATGCGCGTCCCCCGGGCCGTCAAACCGGTCGATGCCGGGAAAGCATTGGCGTGGGTGCAAAAAAAGCTGTCCATACGCCTGGCCCGCAGTCAGGCCAGGGCCGTCGGCCTCGCGCTCACGGCCAAGGTCATGGTCGTCACCGGCGGCCCCGGCACCGGCAAAACCACCATCATCAACGCCCTGTTGAAAATCGTTGCCAGGTGCGGCGTCGAGACCCTGCTGGCAGCCCCCACCGGCCGCGCAGCCAAGCGCATGCAGGAAACCTCCGGGCACCCGGCCAAAACCATCCATCGCCTGCTGGAATTCAGTATGCAGAACGGCGGTTTTCAGAAAAACGAAAACAACCCGCTGGCCTGCGACCTCTTGATCATCGATGAAGCCTCCATGATCGACACCATCCTCATGCATCACCTGCTCAAGGCGGTGCCCGATCACGCGGCGCTGATCCTGGTGGGCGACGTCAACCAACTGCCCTCAGTGGGCGCCGGAAATGTGCTCAACGACATTATCGGGGCGAAAGCATTCCCGGTGATCACCCTGTCCGAAATTTTCCGGCAGGCCCGGGAAAGCAAAATCATCACGAACGCCCACGCCATCAACAACGGCGTGGTCCCCTGCCTCTCCCCCCCCGGGGACGACGACCGGCACAGCGATTTTTACTTTATCGAACAGGAAGACCCGAACCGAGTCCTGGCCTTGATTCTGGAAATGGTGTCTAAACGCATTCCCCGGCGTTTCGGCCTGGACCCTTTGGAGGATATCCAGGTGCTGACGCCCATGCACAAAGGCGTTGTGGGGGCGGTCAACCTGAACCACACCCTGCAGAGCGCTCTGACGCCGGAAAGCATGGGCCTCAGCCGCGGCAACGTCACCTTTCGCATCGGTGACAAGGTGATGCAGATCAAGAACAACTATGACAAAATGGTCTTCAACGGCGACATCGGCAGGATCGCCGCCATCTATCCGGTGGATCAGCAGGCGGTAATCGCCTTCGACGGCGTGGCGATCCCCTACGATTTTTCCGAACTGGACGAAATCGTCCTGGCCTACGCCATTTCGGTGCACAAGTCGCAGGGTTCCGAATACCCCGCCGTGGTGATGCCCGTTCTCACCCAGCACTACCTGCTGCTGCAGCGCAACCTGATCTACACCGCCGTCACCCGGGGGAAAAGCCTGGTGGTGCTCATCGGTACCCGCAGGGCCATGGGCATGGGGGTCGGCAACGACAAGGTCAAGAAACGCTACACGCATTTGAAGCACCGCTTGTGTCAACAGCCCTGA
- a CDS encoding divergent polysaccharide deacetylase family protein has translation MNRRSFIWKGLLALGGFLSGYGGLGSVPAGAASLTGRCTGGRNRRSRMALIIDDIGQSRARARQFLDLDVVLTFSILPHLPYSDQLAREMHGIGYEVMLHQPMEPYSAACDPGPGALFVGDGSRRIARVMEGNIRTLPQAVGVNNHMGSRFTESAEDIGAALKIVKKNGLFFVDSCTTNHSKARAMARSFDIPALSRRVFLDNVREESAVLRELYRVKRHALRKGRVVAIGHPFPETARAIRRFAMDADNTDIRLVSVSGLMQSP, from the coding sequence ATGAACCGCAGAAGTTTCATTTGGAAAGGTTTGCTGGCCCTGGGTGGATTTTTATCCGGTTACGGTGGATTGGGCTCGGTGCCGGCCGGGGCTGCTTCCCTCACCGGGCGTTGCACCGGAGGGCGGAACCGCCGGTCGCGCATGGCCCTGATCATCGACGACATCGGCCAAAGCCGTGCCCGCGCCCGCCAATTTCTCGATCTCGACGTTGTGCTGACCTTCTCCATTCTGCCGCATCTGCCCTATTCGGACCAACTGGCCCGCGAAATGCACGGGATCGGATACGAGGTCATGCTCCATCAGCCCATGGAACCCTACAGCGCTGCCTGCGACCCCGGACCCGGGGCTCTGTTTGTCGGTGACGGCAGCCGGCGGATAGCGCGGGTCATGGAAGGGAACATTCGCACGCTGCCACAAGCGGTCGGTGTCAACAATCACATGGGATCGCGGTTTACGGAAAGCGCTGAAGATATAGGCGCCGCACTGAAGATCGTCAAAAAGAACGGGCTGTTTTTCGTGGACAGCTGCACCACGAATCACTCCAAAGCGCGCGCCATGGCCAGATCCTTCGATATCCCCGCCCTGTCCCGGCGCGTTTTCCTGGACAACGTCCGGGAGGAGTCGGCAGTGCTGCGGGAACTGTACCGGGTCAAACGGCACGCTCTCCGCAAGGGGCGGGTCGTCGCTATCGGTCACCCCTTTCCCGAAACCGCCCGGGCTATCCGGCGTTTTGCCATGGATGCCGACAACACCGATATCCGGCTGGTGAGTGTTTCGGGCCTGATGCAATCCCCCTGA
- a CDS encoding thioredoxin domain-containing protein, translating to MLEKYPDNVRVVVKMFPLSSHKFSRQAATAALAADKQGKFPEFHALLFKNFRSLNEEKLKEIATELNLDLIKFEADRKSPEIAALISRDLNNGRTADVRGTPTVFLNGKRVKNRGMQSLQQMIEAEIRKAHQ from the coding sequence TTGCTGGAAAAATATCCCGATAATGTCAGGGTGGTCGTTAAAATGTTTCCCCTGTCGAGCCACAAGTTCTCCAGGCAAGCCGCCACCGCGGCCCTGGCCGCCGACAAGCAGGGTAAATTCCCGGAATTCCATGCCTTGCTTTTTAAAAACTTCAGATCTCTGAATGAAGAAAAACTGAAGGAAATCGCCACGGAACTCAACCTGGACCTTATTAAATTCGAAGCCGACAGAAAATCGCCGGAAATCGCCGCGTTGATTTCCAGGGATCTAAACAACGGCCGAACCGCGGACGTGCGCGGCACACCGACCGTTTTTTTAAATGGCAAGCGGGTGAAAAACCGCGGCATGCAGAGTCTTCAGCAGATGATCGAAGCCGAAATTCGCAAGGCCCACCAATAG
- a CDS encoding DsbA family protein codes for MKFKTAPCFCLIIMTALLLTANGHAAALDIEATTLKQFDLQQPPLDVDTSPDGKLMFILTPGQVLVYSNMGNEPVNRITVGSHFDSLTFAEDLDLLILSSKDDQRVKMVRIDLVSEISTEGSPVIGNPDAPVTLAVFDDYQ; via the coding sequence TTGAAATTCAAAACCGCTCCATGCTTCTGTCTGATCATAATGACGGCGTTGCTGTTGACGGCCAATGGTCACGCCGCAGCCCTCGACATCGAAGCGACGACCCTGAAACAGTTCGATCTCCAACAGCCGCCGTTGGATGTGGATACATCGCCGGACGGCAAACTGATGTTCATTCTCACCCCCGGCCAAGTACTGGTCTATTCCAACATGGGAAACGAACCGGTCAACCGGATTACAGTGGGGAGCCATTTCGACAGCCTGACATTCGCCGAGGATCTGGATCTCCTGATTCTGAGCAGCAAAGACGATCAACGGGTCAAAATGGTTCGCATCGACCTGGTCAGCGAGATATCCACTGAGGGTTCCCCCGTCATAGGCAATCCGGATGCACCGGTTACGCTTGCAGTGTTCGACGACTACCAGTGA
- a CDS encoding methyltransferase domain-containing protein — protein sequence MGYVFDFNDAVAYDRWVNNPRTHKTARLENRLMTDMLKPIKGETLLDIGCGTGASLHPFLELGLSVTGIDPSPYMLDVSARNYGDRVDLYRGIAEDLPFEDNSFNHASLVTTLEFVDDPLKALEEACRVAKDRIFVGVLNRYAFKGVQRRLQGIFSHTIYNRARFFSVWEVKQMFRDLLGRDIPVSWRTVSQLPATTGEAAMKFETSGIVQRFPFGAFAGIVVTLVPRFKTRPLIVRHHAKSGAAT from the coding sequence ATGGGTTACGTGTTCGACTTCAACGATGCGGTGGCTTACGACCGGTGGGTAAACAATCCCCGCACCCACAAAACAGCGCGGCTGGAAAACCGGCTGATGACGGACATGCTGAAACCGATCAAGGGGGAAACCCTCCTGGATATCGGTTGCGGCACCGGTGCGAGTCTGCACCCCTTTCTCGAGCTCGGTTTGTCCGTGACGGGCATCGACCCCTCGCCGTACATGCTGGATGTTTCGGCGCGTAATTACGGCGATCGGGTGGACCTTTACCGGGGGATCGCCGAGGACCTGCCTTTCGAAGACAACTCTTTCAATCACGCCAGCCTGGTGACCACCCTGGAATTCGTAGACGATCCCCTCAAAGCCCTCGAAGAGGCGTGCCGGGTGGCGAAAGACAGGATCTTTGTGGGGGTGCTGAACCGCTACGCTTTCAAAGGGGTCCAGCGGCGCCTGCAGGGCATTTTCAGTCACACCATATACAACCGTGCCAGATTTTTCAGCGTTTGGGAAGTCAAGCAAATGTTCCGGGACCTGTTGGGGCGTGACATCCCCGTGTCATGGAGAACGGTAAGTCAACTTCCGGCCACAACCGGTGAGGCGGCCATGAAATTCGAGACTTCCGGCATTGTTCAACGGTTTCCATTCGGGGCTTTTGCAGGCATTGTCGTGACCCTGGTTCCCAGATTCAAAACCAGGCCCCTGATCGTCCGCCACCATGCCAAATCCGGTGCGGCGACGTGA